The DNA segment aaaaagacaaaaatacaATGGATTAGTTCAGAGACAGCCACAATAAAAAAagcaaaacttttttttttttccgttTTTCCGTCCAAAACAGACTTTGTATGGTAGTAAAGAAGAACACAAAAACTTACATAATCTGCTGCAATAGAAACATGATAATCCTTTCTAAAAACATAATCAGTATATTAAAATGTGCATAaagtgaaaaaatataaaaaaaacttatttttttaaaaatttaagataaatttagttttaatatttttttcatgtgaaaatataatttttgttactTGATGTGTCAACCAGCActtcaagaaaatcatgaaataaaaactaatttttagtgacaaaaaataattagttgttgactaaattagatatcattttagagattacaattttttttttctaaattaactttgattattgttaaatggtttctaaattggtatctaattagccactaaagtttttgctatcaaatttagaaactagttaaaactttggtttgttaattagatactaatttagaaattatttaacaataatagttttataaactattttttttagtttttaacatgatttttaatttagttaatataacaattaattttttttttttaaattggtttctatttcatgtttttttagtgcagatgtcaagttgcataattaTGTCTAATACGAaagcatttaaaaaaaactaaaaaattattttagtttctaaaattaaaaaatatttttaaatattaaattttaagggccaaaataatttcttaaaactatatttaatgcttttttaaatttagtttgaaAGACAAAAATCACATTTGCCTAaatttcaaagtttttttttttaatttaaggtTCAAAGCAGAATTATTCTTCAGAAATCAAAAATAGAATTCTTCTTCAAGATAAAAGTTTGCTTATGATTTAAAAATTCATGAGAAAATATTGTTGCAAGTCATTGATATGTTAGCTAAACTAGCTGCGTTTCATATGACTTCATtgactcttttttttcattatttaaaaaggTTAGCCAACCATAAACAATCTTGCAGAAAAGAGAATCATTTCATAGACTTATATAAACTgcaaaaaaaggagaaaaaaaatgaaaatttaatctGAATAACTCAATAAACCTTAACTtatcaaaaaaatgttttgtaaAAATGGATGAAAAAGTTTATTAGAACATTAATGGTGtgataattaaaagtaaaattcaaTAATGAAGTGGCCATTGGAGATTATTACTCCTTTCAATCCTGCAGAATTTGTTCTACTCAACCACCAACTGCaactgcatcaccaagaaaaagGAAACTAAAATgttgaataaatatattattaaattatattttatatattaggGAGAAGGAGAAATAAAGAATACACCTACTTTTTCATTCTCCTCCACTATTTCTATTAATTAATGCCCTTTTTATTGGATGACTTAGTCATATTTATAACCCTCTCCGACCTTCTCTCTTGAACTATATGCACTGCAGTGTGGTcctctcttctttttttttttttcagttttcatGGCCAAAAGATCGCAGAAAGCCCTCAAGAACACTGACACCAACAGCACTGCCAAACGCACACGCAAAACAGTTCCAAGAGATTCACCACCACAGAGAAGTTCAATCTATAGGGGTGTCACAAGGTTAATATAATAGCACTTGTTTTTGTTTGTCATCTACTGAATCTAGATCTGTTGCAACATGttttttcattcattttctTTGTTTGTTCTTTCCTATGTTTCATAATGCTGTGTTCTCAAATGGGTGAGTTTGTTTGCATGCATGTGGTTTTTCCAGACATCGTTGGACTGGTCGGTATGAGGCTCATTTGTGGGACAAAAACTGTTGGAATGAGTCACAGAGCAAGAAAGGAAGACAAGGTCTGTTGCTTTTTGCATTTGTTGTTCTGTCTTTGTGTACATACTTTGATTTCAAGTTTTTTGATTTTCTTCTGATCTTGTTCATTTGTTCTGGCAATGGAAAACAACTCCATGGTGCAGTATATCTAGGTATGATTTGAGTGTTGCTTTGGATGACAAAAACCTTCATTGATCATACATATTTGCTTTTTCTCAATCTGGCATTGAAAATTGGTTGCAATGAACTTTGTTAGGGGCATATGATGATGAAGAAGCTGCAGCACGTGCTTATGATTTGGCAGCATTGAAGTACTGGGGTCAAGATACCATTCTCAATTTCCCAGTACTTTTTCACATCTTTGATTCAAATGATGTTTATTGTTCATATATCAGATTTGATCAATCACTTCATTGTGTGTGTTTTTTATCCTAGTTAACAAATTATGAGGAGATGCTCAAGGAAATGGAGGGTCAATCAAAAGAAGAATATATTGGATCTTTGAGAAGGTTAATCTTCAGTATTTAACTCCATTCATGATAATGCTTTTCTgaacctttttctttttccttttaactTTTGGAACTGATGAAGTTGTTTCTTGATTcaattttcattatgcagaaaaAGCAGTGGATTCTCTCGAGGAGTTTCAAAATACAGAGGTGTAGCAAGGTACTCGAACCTTCCTCTGTTTTGTTGGAAAATGTTAGATTTTGTAACATTTCAAtataaatctttttaaaaatataaaaatgtgataATTATATCAGTTTTAAGAGAAATTAAAGTTGTAACAGAGTTAATAAGAGTCaatctattaaaatatataaaaaaaaaaattatttagtttttagaGTGCAATAAATGAATTAGTTTGCAGGTAGAATATTTCAATAGTCTGGTacgaaatatatataaaaaaatatcccATTTTGCATGGACTACGATGGAGAAaagcaaaaaaagaaaaataaaatgtacatttataattattgaGCAACATTTTTGTGCAGTAACAGTAGTCAATTCTCACTATTAGCTGTGGacatttattaaaattacatGCTGTAAAATGTGTAATGAAATTTGAAACAACTATGATCAATTCATATGAAATACAGCAAGTGTGAAACTACAATCATATATGAaactattaactgaatgaaattTATGATAGTTCTTAATACAAGTTATTCATTCTAAGTCTCTAACTTTACTTTTAATCTGCATAAACACTGTATATATAAACAGTTAGATTGGTGGAAAATGTtctgaatttttgttttaaatgattaGACACCACCATAATGGAAGATGGGAAGCTCGAATTGGCAGGGTCTTTGGCAACAAATACCTATATCTTGGAACTTATGGTAATTTCATAACTATGATCTAATCTTTAGATTGGGTATGAGTGAATGGTGTTTGTGTGTATTTTTATGAATGGTTTTGATGTGCAATTCTGATCCTTAGACAGAAGCATATGGTCTTAACATTTTAATGCATTTAGATGAATCATTGGTGTGAAGTTTTGAAAATGTATTTGACCATTCTTTCCAATTCTAACAAGAAAATACCTACTTTCTTTCAACATGGTCCCACAGATCAAAATAGTAGGACAAATATAAAGGTCAAATATGCAATCAAATCACATTGGTTGCAGTATAGATCACCAAACTCCAACTGCTTAATAAAGCTATTTAATGGTGACATCATTCTTCCctgttcttcttttttattctgAACCAAAccgaaagaagaagaaaaattcataattttgatACTGACATAGACATGTCTCAACACATTCTGTCAAAAGGGTCATGTTACTTACCTCAAAGATTTTAACTGTGGTTCTTACTCACCTAATCAAACATTAAACAAATGTTTATCACAACACAACATAACATAACATGTTTGCATATGTTACAATGTTGTATTTGCAGCTACACAGGAAGAGGCAGCAGCAGCATATGACATGGCAGCCATAGAGTACAGAGGAGCAAATGCTGTTACAAACTTTGATGTGAGCCGCTACATCAATTGGCCAGGTCCTAAGAGTGAAGAAGAGAATCAAAATGTTCCTGTAAATGAAAATGTAAACTCTAATGCTGAAATTGAACTAGGGTTTGTTTCACATGAACATGGTTCAAAAAGTGATGAGATCACAACAGAGGATGCAGCACAGTCTTCAGAGTCAAACCCTTCTCGTCGCACATTCCCTGAAGACATTCAAACAATTTTTGAGAGTCAGGGACCAGACATCTACACTGAAAATGATGATATCATTTTTGGTGACTTAGGTTCATTTGGGGCATCGATTTTTCATTACGAGCTTGATGTTTAGAaagatgatatttttatttttcaaaagggataatcaaaaaaaaaaaaaacatgataaaGAAGTTGTTAAGGGTAGATTTTAGAAATTTCAGTGGAAGATTCTTTAAAAGTAACAAAAGGGAGAAAGAAAgttc comes from the Phaseolus vulgaris cultivar G19833 chromosome 8, P. vulgaris v2.0, whole genome shotgun sequence genome and includes:
- the LOC137825900 gene encoding AP2-like ethylene-responsive transcription factor At1g16060 isoform X2; translated protein: MAKRSQKALKNTDTNSTAKRTRKTVPRDSPPQRSSIYRGVTRHRWTGRYEAHLWDKNCWNESQSKKGRQVYLGAYDDEEAAARAYDLAALKYWGQDTILNFPLTNYEEMLKEMEGQSKEEYIGSLRRKSSGFSRGVSKYRGVARHHHNGRWEARIGRVFGNKYLYLGTYATQEEAAAAYDMAAIEYRGANAVTNFDVSRYINWPGPKSEEENQNVPVNENVNSNAEIELGFVSHEHGSKSDEITTEDAAQSSESNPSRRTFPEDIQTIFESQGPDIYTENDDIIFGDLGSFGASIFHYELDV
- the LOC137825900 gene encoding AP2-like ethylene-responsive transcription factor At1g16060 isoform X1 — encoded protein: MAKRSQKALKNTDTNSTAKRTRKTVPRDSPPQRSSIYRGVTRHRWTGRYEAHLWDKNCWNESQSKKGRQVYLGAYDDEEAAARAYDLAALKYWGQDTILNFPLTNYEEMLKEMEGQSKEEYIGSLRRKSSGFSRGVSKYRGVARHHHNGRWEARIGRVFGNKYLYLGTYDQNSRTNIKVKYAIKSHWLQYRSPNSNCLIKLFNATQEEAAAAYDMAAIEYRGANAVTNFDVSRYINWPGPKSEEENQNVPVNENVNSNAEIELGFVSHEHGSKSDEITTEDAAQSSESNPSRRTFPEDIQTIFESQGPDIYTENDDIIFGDLGSFGASIFHYELDV